In Nyctibius grandis isolate bNycGra1 chromosome 13, bNycGra1.pri, whole genome shotgun sequence, the sequence CCTCCCAAAAATGTGCATTGATTGCCTTTTGCTTGCATTGCTCAGTGACCTTGGGACATTGTGGCCCCAGGGCACTTCTCAAAGCCCTGGGACTTGGcaaaggggaaactgaggcacggggcaGTTGTGTGTCCTGAGCAGCTTCAAAGCCCCAGATGGTGTCCATGTCCcatgtcctgctgctgctgtcggCTGCCCCCAGGAGCAGTGAGAGCTGGGGACTGTGTCCTTCCTCAGTGCCAGTCCCCTCCTGGGTGAGAGCTGAGCTGGCAATGGCCTGGGGGAGCTGAcgtctgcttttccttcccctctgggAGGATGGTTCAGCATCTGGCAGTGCTGCTTGGGGCAAAGTCCATCTTATTCAGCTTGATGTGGGTCACTCGAGGAGACAGGTGCTTGATTGGGCAGGGAATGGGGTATGGCCCTGGGGATACCGCAGCAAAAGCGTGTGTGGAGAAAGAGTTTAGTGCTCAGTTCTTCTTGTGGTAACCTGGAATCTTACCACCaaaatgtgggttttgtttttagaaagcctcattttttccttgaagGTGTATGAACACAAAAATGTGCTCCCAGCCCTCCAAAACACTTCtggatggaaaatattttttttccactagtgTTAGGGTATACTGAACTGCTCTTCTCCCACAGGTTGTGCTGAAACTATTGCCCTTTCCTCGATATCACCTGAGGCAATAGGTGCTTTGGTTCCAGGAAACGTAGGagttttctccttcctcacccTGCCAGTTCCCACCTGCAGCGGCCCTGTGCCCTTGCCCCCACCAGCTGGGCTTCGTGGGACACCCTGTTCTCTGGGACAGCTCTGACGGTGTCTGTCTTTTGGGTTGTTTCTGCCTGTGTTTTAGCTGTCTTACAGCATGTGTGTTGTCCCTGTGCAGGTGCCAGTTTGGACGAGCTGCTTGCTACCGCTTTTGctcagctttcttttcctctgtgtgaaACCCCAGGGTGCTCAAGCAATCAGAGGACAACAGAAAAGATGTGGCCATTTTGGGGCCTGGACCTGAACAGAGTTCGCTGTGATCTGGTCTTCACAGAAGCCATCAATCAAAGGATGCAGGTTCCCAACAGGCTGAAGGTAGCAGATAGCTTCAGCGCTGCGGACAAGGAGTCGGTGACAGAGGATGTACCTCCTTCCTTTCGGATGCACATTCCTGACAGGATTTCTCTTGAAGGTAATGTCCTGGGTTGTCTTTCTGGGTGGCTGAAGGTTGGTGGGGCTCTGTATCATCCTAGGGAGTAGGATCCTCTTACGAAGTTGCTTTCCAGTTCATGCCCCTCTGGGCTGTCCTGCTGCTCACTCCTGCGGGACATGGTTTTGGATGTATGTCTGGTAACACTAGACACAGGGTTGGCTCTCTTACATGGGTGgatctctcttctctcctgtcCTGAGGGCATTCAGGTTGGTTTAGTTCTTGCCTCTCTCCTCTCTAGAAATATCAGATGCCAGTTTGAGGCCCATCCTGCTGAGCCAGCAAAAGAAGGTCCCCTGTGTCATGGTGCACGTGTCCCCAGACTCCTCTGCGCAGCCCACCTGCCTCGGGGAGCTCCCTCTTCTGCACGGAGCCAGCAGATCAAGCTCCCAGAAACGCAAACGATCGGTACTGTGTTGAGAGCGGATGGGGTTGCCTGTGGTGGGAAGGGGGAGCAATTCCAGTGCTGGGTTTCTCCAGAGGTCTGTTATCAGCCCAAGCCAGAATTCATCTTCCAGAGTGCTACCTCCTCCTAGGAGGTCCTAGGATTGAGGCTGTAGGGGTGGTGGGATCTCTTTCTGTCCCATAACCAGTACACACCTGCGTGCTGGGACATTGATTCAGCCAAATCACCTACTGCATTTTGTGAGCAGGAGGTAGGCTGAGGTAGGGGCAGTCCCCCCACAACCTCCTTCTGCTACTTTTGAAGTCCCTTTTCAACCACTGTTTCTCCTGGGTGAAGTATGAGATGGAGCTGTTTCATCATTGTAGCGTAAAGGGTTCTGGTGTCAGAGttgaaagcaaattttaacCTTGTGTGAAACTAATTCAGAGGCCCCTGGCATGGGCAGGCAAAGGCTTGGTttggctgctggagctgctgatCTACCTTCTCAAGTGCTTTCACCTCTGTGAGATCCAGGAGCCGTTCCCAGATGCATTAGGTTCAGGATTTTTGATCCGATAGAGATCGGATCAGCAGGCTCCTTGCTGGTGACCCTAGCTCTGCTCTGAGCATGTCTccccacctgctccagcatcagCTTATCAGGTTTGGGGCTCATGTAATGCTCCCACCGCTGAGTGCTTTCCCTGCACTGATGGGCTCCTGCCACATGCAGACCATGCAGGGCACCGGGCTGGGCTCGCCCTGTGCAGGGTCTCTGTGCTAACGTGGTTGTGTTTGATGCCAACAGGGCCATCACAGCAGCAGGTCACAGAGGGAGAGGACTTCAAGTGACTGTGCCCAGCTGGCCTTAGCACAGCCCGGGCCAGCACCATGAGCGGTGAGCACAAACCCAGAGCTGTCTGGGACGGGTGGGGATCAGCATCTCCTGTCATCTGTGCTGCTTTGATGCTGCTCTGGTGTCAGTGCCCCGAGGTGGGGGGGTATCCAGATCAGAGCAAGGCAGTGCCTGACAAGTCCTACTGTTGCATGAGAGGAGCATGGCTTCTGGTGTCAGAGAGGCTTGTGCCAGGCAGCGTTGAAGGCAGCTGCGTTGGTCCCAAGGATGATGAGCTCTCTGCTGAGATGCACGTGGGACAGCATGTCCCTTCTCACAGCAGGCTGGGAGCACTGTGGTCCTGGCCTGGCCATTGGGCCAAGAGGACCTCGCTGCCTGCTCTGAATTGTCACGgtctctctgctctgcccaTCTTCCTCTCAGTGCTTTGCAATGTgctctctctgctccagcacagcatGGCAGAGTGCTGGGGGCTCTGGGCAGGTGACCACTGGCGAAAATGAGGCACCAGGGCTTAAACCGGGTTTCTACAAAGGTTGTTGAAACTTGTGGTGCCTTGCAGACAAGGTGGGCTAAGAGCACACTTGCTTTTCAGCTCTTTGAGTGTAGCTTGTGAGCAGTAGCGTGGTGTTAGTGGTTCTCTGCTCATGGCCTTGGGCTCTGGAGTCTATCCAGTGGAGAAATTGTCTCTAACTTAatccagagcagagccacttTTCCCCCTAGAAGTCCAGGTTGACCTGGGTAGCAGGAGAGGTGCTTCTGCAATTCCTGTGAGAGCAGGCTGTGAAGATCTGGTTATCACACAGCCATGGTTGGCTTCAGAGGAGTCAGGTGACTGTCTCtgagcctggggctgctggagggagtTCTCCCACCTGGTGACACAGGGGTCCTGGGTGCTTATGGCATTGCTCAGAGATGCTTGGAGCTGCTGAGGAGATGAAGGGCACCATCAAATGCCAGGCTGTGCTGGTGCTCTACGAGGCCAGGAAATAACAGggtgtgattctgtgtgcacCCCAGGCGCGGACACGTGCCCTCCTGCCTCGTGCGCAgtgccccgctcccctcctTCCAGAGACGGGCAGGATATACTCCATGCAGAACATCTTCCAGACCATGTACCACCTGGACCAGGTGCTCTTCCACCCGTGTCCAGGACTCCCTGCCAAGACCCAGTGGCCGTCCAGTGACTTTGGCTTATCTCAAGCCACCTCCCTGTCACTCTGCAAGGACTTGCCTTTACCTCACTAAGGCAGGAGCCAGGCATGAGCTGTGTAAACAGCAGGCTGCACGGTGCAGGAGCAGGATGGTCCTGCCCCAGACTCTCCTcctcacctgtcctgtctgctagCTCCAGATGCCTGGCCCAGGAGCGCCTGGTGCAGCCAGCCTGGATGCACCCTGCTAACCCAGTCCAGCTTGTGTCTCCTGCTTAGCTTAACACCCGTCTCCTGGGCACCCTGAGTGATCAAATGCCGCTGGTGACTTTGGTGGGATTTCAGCTGCTCTTCGCTGCTAAGCAAGTGCTAATTTTTCTGCATGCCGTGATAGCCTGATGGAGAGAAATGTGTGAAGGGAATCAAAATCCAGAACAGACAGCTTGACCGAGGTCCTGTCCCTGAGACACCTTCTCCTGCAGTCTCCCAGCACCCTTGGCTGTATCTTGGTCACTCTTAATGAACCTTTTCCATGATCTGGCTGCACAGAGTTACTCATCCCATAGCCGATGCCTCTGGCCAGGGTGCAGTATGTCTGCATGCTCCCTGGAGCAGGTATGCAGTGACCTCGGTCTCTCTGGATGTGCTGGAGCAACTATCTCCACCACACTCTTATCTGTGCAAGTGTAGTAAATTTAACATGTTCAAAGACATCATTGCAGCCTTAAGGTGTCCCCACTGCTCTAAGGCTGCTGAGCACCCGGAGGAATGTCTAAATACTTCTAATTCTCCTTGAGCAAAGCCTCCAGGCAGAAAGGGAGGAGAGCGACAATCCATCATTGGTGCCATCAgtgccttccctccccagcctgtgcggaggtgcaggcagcagagctggcttctGCCTGTGGACAACGCAAAGTGGTGTCCCTGCTTTCAACCACAGTAGGCTGACTGTCTTCAAAtgttgcttttggttttgttttgtaatgaaGCCTGGGCATTCCAACAGATCTGGTTAGTGGCTATGTAAgaccttctccctcctcccatcaGCAGTGGAAGAGGTTTAGGCCATGGTACCGTGAGAGGTGGTagcttgcagagctgctgtaatGCAGTGGGGTGAGTCCCAGGCCTCTCCCCAGGTCTCGATCTCCCTTTGAAGCCGTCCATCTTGGAATGCCTCTTCTTGGTACTTCGCATCACTTCGGATGCATACGGTATCTCTTCTATACAACAACTTTGTACCCTTatgcaacaataaaaataaaaaaacgaCTGAGCTGACTTGTTTGTCCtgaaattttaataaagaaaagtcTGATCTCGGACAGAGACTGGAATATTTGCCTGGCAGTGACCTCTTGAAGGGTATGAGTCAGTGGGAGCTGATTTCTAGTCTCTAAAGGGTGTTCAGCTATATCAACTGGGCTTTTTCAGTCAAAAGCTGCAGGATAGGTCCCTTTTTAATGGCTCCGTGCTGGGggaaattgtattttctttgtgttgtgACTTCCATTTTACACTGCAGCTGCATTACGTGGAGGTATTATCTCACGAGTGTATTTTCAGACAGAGATTCACTGAATCTCTGTGTGCTGTTCTGGCTTGTCTTCAGCGAGATCAACATCATGTTGCAAACAGGAATAAATACTCTCTCCTCCCCAAGGTCTCCGAAGGAGTGGTGTTAGACACTCATTAACCTGTACGGTATCAGTGAGGGCCCATGTGAGTTACTGGTGTGCATAGGGGAGTTTTGGTTATGGAAGAGCTGATGTAGGCCTAGCCTGTGGTGATAGGAACAACAGACCAACCATGgcagttctgttttctctcactGTGGATCTActttattttgtggttttattttgtggctTGGTGCTGTGGGCCCTGCAGCAAGGCTGTGTCTCTAGGGCATGCCCTGGAGATCCATGGTCTGTGTTGCCTCTGCGAGTGCAGCAGCTAATCCCAGTGGTGCCCCTTTTGTTTCTGGGGATGGAAGAAAGTGATGAGTGCTTGGGTTGCTTGTTTATGTTTCAAGTTGCAGGTAAAATTTGCTATAAGAGCAAAAAGTGATAACTTTTTTTGTCAGGGAGGTGGGGAAAGTGAGCTTGTGGTGTCTGGGGATCCTGGAGAGGAACAAATCCTTGTCTCAGCAAACACAGGACCCTTTTCTGCTGGCTGATGCAGTTGCTCAGATAGTTCCCCCCGGCTGATGGCTGCTTCCCAACAGTGGGATCCTCACCTGCTGATGTAAATGAGATCATCCCTCCATTTCGGCATTGGCCCTGTGATATGTATTTACCTGACTGGCTCTAAAGATGATTTGTCCAACCCTCAATGAATTCCTCTGACTGTAGAGAATGAATTTTTGGTAAATACGACGTTTTCTCTCTGTTGGACCTCTAAAGAAATCCAAGCATGCGTTTTCCCTGTTGTCTGTCATGGCATGTGCCGTATGTTTTGTTGTGGTCACTATGGGGTGCGTGGTGGAGGGGTATAAATATGCATGATGGGGGTAAAGAAGCAATGAGTAAGTGCTGTGCAggtgctgttttctctctcctgatGCTGCATCCAGACAGCACATCCTGGGCACGCACACGCTACCTGCATGGCTCGGCTCCCCGTGGCAGTGCTGTGTATGCAGGAAGGCAATTGCACCTCTTGAGCAGTGTTTGTCCATCTgcatctctgtttttcttccccagctcccaggaGGCTGGACCAGCCCCAGAGAGTGCCTTGGAGGAGGTCGGGGTGGCTGAGATGGCAGCAATGAGAAAGCAGGTGAGATGGGGGTGAAAGGCTGCAAATGTTTCCTGGGAAAACCATAGGTGGGTGGGTGAGGAGGCTCCAGGGGTCTGTTGCTCAGTCCTGATGGCTTGGCATTGCCAAGCTAGTCCTGGCTGATGCTGCTAATGGGGAAGCAGGGGAGGACTACATGTCTGTTGACCCATCAAGCTCCTACCCTGAGGGACTGTAGGGCTAGTGGAGACAGCCAGACCCCTTTGTCTGCTGGCAGTAAAGGGCTCAGATGCTCCTCTGATGGGAAGGACCTTTTCCTGAAGCATCTGCTCAGGAGCTGATGTTGTGCTGCTAATTCTCCCACACAAACATAGCCGCTGCTCTGGAAAAGGAGGACCTGGAGGAGTAGGCAGCTCCCATGCCTCCATTCCTTGCTGTCCCATGCCTCTGGGAAGCAGCCACTGTCCTGCACTTTGCTGCAGGGCTGACAGTGACCCCTCTGCTTCCCTTGCAGCTGATGAGGATCTCGGGGAGGCTCCGCGTGCTGGAGGAGCAGTGCAATGCCTGGCGTCAGAAGGAAACCCTGGTCTACTCCATGCTGATCTCTGCCTGCCTCATCAACACATGGCTCTGGCTGAGGAGATGATTTCCCGTGCCCCAACCTCCCCTGCCCAACCCTGGCAGGGTGGgtgagggcagggagagaatCCTTGCTCGTGTACTTGCAAACAGTAAAACTATGTTTCTTCTTAACTTGACCTGCTTTTTGCACTGTAGGACCTTGAGGATCTGTGTCCTTTAGGCCCTGATTACAGTGAAAGTGCCACCCCTCTCCCATGCTCTAGCATCAGAGGTGGGTGAGGGAGACGATGAAGCTGGACCTTGTGccacagcagctggagaagggtgTTAGGGAGAGGTGGAGTACAAGGAGTATGGCCCAACAGGTGTAGTtccagggctgggctgtggctgcAAATGCTCTACAGTGTACACTAGCAACCACCTTGTATGTTTGGTGAGGTCAGTGCTTgtgtggaaagctgctgtgaagGGCCCAGGTCTCCTAAGAAATTGGTGGCTGATACAGCAGGTGTCCGTCCTGCACGAAGCAATGGGAGACCCTCTGGCCCTTGGGCTATCTGCCAGAGGAGATGCAAAACCAAGGCGTTGGGTGTTTGTGGACGTGGGGTCCTGTTACAGTCTTGGACTGTGGTGGGCTGAGTTCCCTGACCAGTCCCAGCTTGGATAACTCAGTTCTGACCCCATAAAAGTCCTCAGCCAACTGCTGTGGTCTGTTCCTCATCTTCTACCCCAAAAGCTTGTGTAGAGTGGTTGAGTGTTTTAAACTGctggtgggttttcttttcttccttgtgcaACTGCTCTTTGGTGGAGGTGGTGCTGCCAGTTCTCCTGTGCCATAGCCGTTGCTCTAGGAGGCATGGAGCTGGAGGAGCCAGGTGCTCCCATCCCTGCAACCACTGCTGTGCCACTGTCTCTTTGGCCCCCATCCTTCTTGAGGCAGTTCATCAGCGGGTTTGCAAATATTCAGATCCAAAGTGACTGGAAGAGCATTGCTGAGGTTTGGGTTTATCCAGGAGCTTGGCTCTTTCCTAGAGAGATTTACATGGGAAACCTCCCCATGGTGACTCTCTGGATTATAAAACCTCATACCAACAGTGACAGCACCAGACAGGCCGTGGAAAATTGCCCATCAGGGCAGCCGTAGATATTTGTTAGGTTGCTAATGCCAGAGGACAGGATCGCTCCCAGGTCTGCTGCCAAGCTGTAACTTCAGCGACGGTGCAAGAACGCAGGTGAGGGGAATTCTTGGCCCAGATGCTCTTTAGCTAAAAACAAGCCCCGTTCAACAGCTTtgacatttctttccttctgtggaGTTTAGTAACACTTGGTTGAGATGATGTTGAGATGCTTTTGGTGGCTCATCAGCACATCTGCTGGAGTCGTGCCTGCAGGCTCTGGGGGCAGGTTTTGGCATGGCCTAATGGGACCTCTGATCCACCTATAAGTAATTGTAGCTGGATCTGCATGTCATCCAGATGTCCCAGGAGCTTATTTACAGACATGGACGCTTGGGTGTTTTCTGCCTGCAACTGCATCAAGCATCTGTGACTAAATCTGGCAGCTGGACATTGACTAATAAATAACTGTCCCACAAGGAATTGCAGGGCTGAACCCGTGCCTGATAGCAGAGCTGAGGAGAGCACTGAGATTTATTGCAGATGAGGGCCAAGATGGTGTGGTGGGCTTGGCGTGCTGAGCTGTGGCAGGGTGTCTGTGAAGGATGGGAGCACTGGTGCAGGGGTGGTTCCTCTGGCTCAGGGATGTGGTCAGGGTTACCAGGGGACCTTACACAATGGCTCTGTGTGAGGGGGCTGCCGCTGTGTGACTCATGCCAGGAAAGTAGGTAAATCGTTTGGCTGGTTTCTCTGAGAGGTGCAAACATGTTTTGGAGGaagtttgtggtttgttttttaagctaTATTTTAGGGTGAGAAGGGATGGCCCTTTGGGGGACACACCACCTTCAAAGTGTGGATTGAAGATGTTTGGAGGAGAAGGTGATCAAACTGTATGTGTTCTCACAGGCTAATTATTGCCAGGTTGTAGGGGATACAATATGACTTTTATGTTAGGCATAAATCCTGGTGTAAATCTAGAAACACTGACCCATAAAACgcatattttaataaaatcctTGTGTTCTGGACATGTTTCTTCTACCAGCCGTGGAGTCTGATTCCTGGTATCCCAGTGGATGGGAACAGGTAAGGTTCATTCCCTTGGCAGCAGGACTCTGACCTGGTGGTGGATGTCTCAGCCATGCATGTTTATTTAATTGGACACTGGATTTCTGACATCTCTAGAGCTACAGGCCATTTGGCCCGCTGGTGTAAAACACGCATGCCAGCCACCCTGGCTGGGGGGATCTGGAGGAGAAGACTTTCTGGTTAATGACGTCCCTGTTGGGGTGcgatgcttttatttatttcctttctctcttccctgcctcctcctcctcctggctctgctttgTCCAAGGGCAGCACatgtggcagggctgggtgtcTCCTGAGGTCGCTGCCACAGCGATGAGCACGGAAAATAAAGTGTCTTGTGCAATACGGTGCTCAAGGGAGCAGCGAGGGAGCAGCGAGGGAGCAGCTCCTGGCGTTCCCGTGTTGCTTTTGAAGGCAGTTGCAGACAGGGAGCAAAAGGAGAGGTGGAAGAGGAACACGTGCCGCTGCTGGTGCTCCTGGTCCGTGAtctgtccccagtgctggggtCTGTGGCGTGGGGACAAGAGCAGAGTGATGTGTCCCTCGCTGCTGGGTGCTCACCCAGCCAGCACCCAATGCCACCAGAAGCACCAGCCAAGGCTGCAtaaattctctttcttccttcggGCTCCCTGCTGTCCGGGTTTTCAGTGAGATCAGAAGAAGTGGAATTTAaggctttgaaggaaaaaaaaaatgtaaaactttgATAGAGAAGGGACTTGCAGTGCTGGTGCTGTCAGATCAGCACCCCACGCATGTGGCAGGGACTGATCCAGCCTCGGGGTGAAAATTAACCTCTTCCTTATTGCCTTGGAGATGCAAATTTTTTGCTAACTGGTTATTGCAATGGCTTTGTGGACAAAATACAAGGATGGAAATTGGTGAAAGATGCATTTCATGATCATCTTCAAACTCTGCAGCTCTCTTTGCTGGGACTCCAGAGCAGCACATTTGGTCTCCTGCTCCCTGAGCGTGAGAAGAAGTAACTGGATGAAATGGTGTTAAAATGTGTCTACTTCTGCAAATTCTCCATCATCATTGCAGTAGCTGTGGCGCAGCCTGTGAAGCAGGGAAATAGTCACTAGCTTTGGTTTTCCCTggg encodes:
- the LOC137669826 gene encoding LOW QUALITY PROTEIN: mitochondrial fission factor homolog B-like (The sequence of the model RefSeq protein was modified relative to this genomic sequence to represent the inferred CDS: deleted 1 base in 1 codon), with the protein product MPVGQSFERAAGGPRGGAGCPGRHPPRPGCLQARQLPRTAKQRCSSNQRTTEKMWPFWGLDLNRVRCDLVFTEAINQRMQVPNRLKVADSFSAADKESVTEDVPPSFRMHIPDRISLEEISDASLRPILLSQQKKVPCVMVHVSPDSSAQPTCLGELPLLHGASRSSSQKRKRSGHHSSRSQRERTSSDCAQLALHSPGQHHERSQEAGPAPESALEEVGVAEMAAMRKQLMRISGRLRVLEEQCNAWRQKETLVYSMLISACLINTWLWLRR